In Vespula vulgaris chromosome 7, iyVesVulg1.1, whole genome shotgun sequence, a single window of DNA contains:
- the LOC127065308 gene encoding KICSTOR complex protein kaptin-like isoform X2, which translates to MTNLIDAHWFPLASQSNIYSMTQLCSLSGVNKVLVASLKRKIYSCEYHITPKWNLRPVVKELLFTYIPNGAEIIAIDAYNKMDVGDGFVIGITIIKTSTNTSVERYLNIYSEGVVDGEGDENNTIETIAQNCLMVELSYTPYHLYHTILPHQASGNEVIWLISGSDYKIHMIMEDKLTHGYIEPSIEKYFPELHNIQAICLWISVYYFDNYKWRLSAIGCECGLVKVALVDVLEIQMVRNWSLRYDKPISSIHIFPHRNNIPSPSSLNYKSKESFSDEDPILNILIGNTSNAIVFMDILHFGMEKDMILNGSDLSDCILCTCVADINMDGQNEILLGTYGQEVLIFALSGDTWELSVRKLFDAPVHSISYMDITNDGMKELIVLTQRGVHILQVTIFSALNIAIVNHVLIIIFYFSFFSIIRYLLKINGRKCLKIC; encoded by the exons ATGACCAATTTAATTGATGCACATTGGTTTCCGTTGGCTTCGCAAAGcaatatttattcaatgacACAATTATGTTCACTTAGTGGGGTTAATAAAGTTTTGGTGgcatctttaaaaagaaagatatactCGTGCGAATATCATATTACGCCAAAATGGAATTTGAGGCCAGTAGTCAAGGAATTACTCTTCACGTACATTCCTA ATGGGGCTGAAATTATTGCAATTGATGCTTATAACAAAATGGATGTAGGTGATGGATTTGTTATAggaataacaattattaaaacaagCACGAATACATCAGTTGAAAGATACCTGAATATATATTCTGAAGGTGTTGTAGATGGAGAAGgagatgaaaataatacaattgaAACTATAGCACAAAACTGTCTTATGGTAGAATTATCATATACTccatatcatttatatcatacgatattacCACATCAAGCTTCTGGCAATGag GTCATTTGGTTAATTTCTGGAAGTGATTATAAGATTCATATGATTATGGAAGATAAATTAACTCATGGATATATCGAACCatctatcgaaaaatattttccagaGCTACATAATATTCAAGCTATTTGTTTATGGATAAgtgtttattattttgataattataaatg gCGACTTAGTGCTATTGGATGTGAATGTGGTTTAGTCAAAGTAGCATTAGTGGATGTCTTAGAAATACAGATGGTTAGAAATTGGTCATTGAGATATGATAAACCAATTtctagtatacatatatttcctcatagaaataatattccttcaccatcatcattaaattataaat ctaAAGAATCATTCTCAGATGAGGATCCAATATTGAACATCTTGATTGGTAATACAAGCAATGCTATTGTTTTTAT GGATATTTTGCATTTTGGAATGGAAAAAGACATGATATTAAATGGTAGTGATTTATCAGattgtatattatgtacatgTGTTGCGGATATAAACATGGATGGTCAAAATGAAATACTATTAGGGACCTATGGACAGgaagttttaatttttgcattatCAGGTGATACATGGGAATTATCTGtacgaaaattatttgatgCTCCTGTGCATTCTATATCTTATATGGATATAACCAATGATGGCATGAAAGAACTTATTGTTCTTACGCAACGAGGAGTGCATATATTACAGGTTACAATATTTTCAGCattaaatattgcaattgTAAAccatgtattaataattatattttatttctcattttttagcATAATACGGTACTTGTTAAAGATAAATGGAaggaaatgtttaaaaatttgttaa
- the LOC127065308 gene encoding KICSTOR complex protein kaptin-like isoform X3, which yields MTNLIDAHWFPLASQSNIYSMTQLCSLSGVNKVLVASLKRKIYSCEYHITPKWNLRPVVKELLFTYIPNGAEIIAIDAYNKMDVGDGFVIGITIIKTSTNTSVERYLNIYSEGVVDGEGDENNTIETIAQNCLMVELSYTPYHLYHTILPHQASGNEVIWLISGSDYKIHMIMEDKLTHGYIEPSIEKYFPELHNIQAICLWISVYYFDNYKWRLSAIGCECGLVKVALVDVLEIQMVRNWSLRYDKPISSIHIFPHRNNIPSPSSLNYKCKSKESFSDEDPILNILIGNTSNAIVFMDILHFGMEKDMILNGSDLSDCILCTCVADINMDGQNEILLGTYGQEVLIFALSGDTWELSVRKLFDAPVHSISYMDITNDGMKELIVLTQRGVHILQHNTVLVKDKWKEMFKNLLIKSGR from the exons ATGACCAATTTAATTGATGCACATTGGTTTCCGTTGGCTTCGCAAAGcaatatttattcaatgacACAATTATGTTCACTTAGTGGGGTTAATAAAGTTTTGGTGgcatctttaaaaagaaagatatactCGTGCGAATATCATATTACGCCAAAATGGAATTTGAGGCCAGTAGTCAAGGAATTACTCTTCACGTACATTCCTA ATGGGGCTGAAATTATTGCAATTGATGCTTATAACAAAATGGATGTAGGTGATGGATTTGTTATAggaataacaattattaaaacaagCACGAATACATCAGTTGAAAGATACCTGAATATATATTCTGAAGGTGTTGTAGATGGAGAAGgagatgaaaataatacaattgaAACTATAGCACAAAACTGTCTTATGGTAGAATTATCATATACTccatatcatttatatcatacgatattacCACATCAAGCTTCTGGCAATGag GTCATTTGGTTAATTTCTGGAAGTGATTATAAGATTCATATGATTATGGAAGATAAATTAACTCATGGATATATCGAACCatctatcgaaaaatattttccagaGCTACATAATATTCAAGCTATTTGTTTATGGATAAgtgtttattattttgataattataaatg gCGACTTAGTGCTATTGGATGTGAATGTGGTTTAGTCAAAGTAGCATTAGTGGATGTCTTAGAAATACAGATGGTTAGAAATTGGTCATTGAGATATGATAAACCAATTtctagtatacatatatttcctcatagaaataatattccttcaccatcatcattaaattataaatgtaaat ctaAAGAATCATTCTCAGATGAGGATCCAATATTGAACATCTTGATTGGTAATACAAGCAATGCTATTGTTTTTAT GGATATTTTGCATTTTGGAATGGAAAAAGACATGATATTAAATGGTAGTGATTTATCAGattgtatattatgtacatgTGTTGCGGATATAAACATGGATGGTCAAAATGAAATACTATTAGGGACCTATGGACAGgaagttttaatttttgcattatCAGGTGATACATGGGAATTATCTGtacgaaaattatttgatgCTCCTGTGCATTCTATATCTTATATGGATATAACCAATGATGGCATGAAAGAACTTATTGTTCTTACGCAACGAGGAGTGCATATATTACAG cATAATACGGTACTTGTTAAAGATAAATGGAaggaaatgtttaaaaatttgttaattaagaGTGGTAggtga
- the LOC127065308 gene encoding KICSTOR complex protein kaptin-like isoform X1, whose product MTNLIDAHWFPLASQSNIYSMTQLCSLSGVNKVLVASLKRKIYSCEYHITPKWNLRPVVKELLFTYIPNGAEIIAIDAYNKMDVGDGFVIGITIIKTSTNTSVERYLNIYSEGVVDGEGDENNTIETIAQNCLMVELSYTPYHLYHTILPHQASGNEVIWLISGSDYKIHMIMEDKLTHGYIEPSIEKYFPELHNIQAICLWISVYYFDNYKWRLSAIGCECGLVKVALVDVLEIQMVRNWSLRYDKPISSIHIFPHRNNIPSPSSLNYKCKSKESFSDEDPILNILIGNTSNAIVFMDILHFGMEKDMILNGSDLSDCILCTCVADINMDGQNEILLGTYGQEVLIFALSGDTWELSVRKLFDAPVHSISYMDITNDGMKELIVLTQRGVHILQVTIFSALNIAIVNHVLIIIFYFSFFSIIRYLLKINGRKCLKIC is encoded by the exons ATGACCAATTTAATTGATGCACATTGGTTTCCGTTGGCTTCGCAAAGcaatatttattcaatgacACAATTATGTTCACTTAGTGGGGTTAATAAAGTTTTGGTGgcatctttaaaaagaaagatatactCGTGCGAATATCATATTACGCCAAAATGGAATTTGAGGCCAGTAGTCAAGGAATTACTCTTCACGTACATTCCTA ATGGGGCTGAAATTATTGCAATTGATGCTTATAACAAAATGGATGTAGGTGATGGATTTGTTATAggaataacaattattaaaacaagCACGAATACATCAGTTGAAAGATACCTGAATATATATTCTGAAGGTGTTGTAGATGGAGAAGgagatgaaaataatacaattgaAACTATAGCACAAAACTGTCTTATGGTAGAATTATCATATACTccatatcatttatatcatacgatattacCACATCAAGCTTCTGGCAATGag GTCATTTGGTTAATTTCTGGAAGTGATTATAAGATTCATATGATTATGGAAGATAAATTAACTCATGGATATATCGAACCatctatcgaaaaatattttccagaGCTACATAATATTCAAGCTATTTGTTTATGGATAAgtgtttattattttgataattataaatg gCGACTTAGTGCTATTGGATGTGAATGTGGTTTAGTCAAAGTAGCATTAGTGGATGTCTTAGAAATACAGATGGTTAGAAATTGGTCATTGAGATATGATAAACCAATTtctagtatacatatatttcctcatagaaataatattccttcaccatcatcattaaattataaatgtaaat ctaAAGAATCATTCTCAGATGAGGATCCAATATTGAACATCTTGATTGGTAATACAAGCAATGCTATTGTTTTTAT GGATATTTTGCATTTTGGAATGGAAAAAGACATGATATTAAATGGTAGTGATTTATCAGattgtatattatgtacatgTGTTGCGGATATAAACATGGATGGTCAAAATGAAATACTATTAGGGACCTATGGACAGgaagttttaatttttgcattatCAGGTGATACATGGGAATTATCTGtacgaaaattatttgatgCTCCTGTGCATTCTATATCTTATATGGATATAACCAATGATGGCATGAAAGAACTTATTGTTCTTACGCAACGAGGAGTGCATATATTACAGGTTACAATATTTTCAGCattaaatattgcaattgTAAAccatgtattaataattatattttatttctcattttttagcATAATACGGTACTTGTTAAAGATAAATGGAaggaaatgtttaaaaatttgttaa
- the LOC127065308 gene encoding KICSTOR complex protein kaptin-like isoform X5, translating to MDVGDGFVIGITIIKTSTNTSVERYLNIYSEGVVDGEGDENNTIETIAQNCLMVELSYTPYHLYHTILPHQASGNEVIWLISGSDYKIHMIMEDKLTHGYIEPSIEKYFPELHNIQAICLWISVYYFDNYKWRLSAIGCECGLVKVALVDVLEIQMVRNWSLRYDKPISSIHIFPHRNNIPSPSSLNYKCKSKESFSDEDPILNILIGNTSNAIVFMDILHFGMEKDMILNGSDLSDCILCTCVADINMDGQNEILLGTYGQEVLIFALSGDTWELSVRKLFDAPVHSISYMDITNDGMKELIVLTQRGVHILQVTIFSALNIAIVNHVLIIIFYFSFFSIIRYLLKINGRKCLKIC from the exons ATGGATGTAGGTGATGGATTTGTTATAggaataacaattattaaaacaagCACGAATACATCAGTTGAAAGATACCTGAATATATATTCTGAAGGTGTTGTAGATGGAGAAGgagatgaaaataatacaattgaAACTATAGCACAAAACTGTCTTATGGTAGAATTATCATATACTccatatcatttatatcatacgatattacCACATCAAGCTTCTGGCAATGag GTCATTTGGTTAATTTCTGGAAGTGATTATAAGATTCATATGATTATGGAAGATAAATTAACTCATGGATATATCGAACCatctatcgaaaaatattttccagaGCTACATAATATTCAAGCTATTTGTTTATGGATAAgtgtttattattttgataattataaatg gCGACTTAGTGCTATTGGATGTGAATGTGGTTTAGTCAAAGTAGCATTAGTGGATGTCTTAGAAATACAGATGGTTAGAAATTGGTCATTGAGATATGATAAACCAATTtctagtatacatatatttcctcatagaaataatattccttcaccatcatcattaaattataaatgtaaat ctaAAGAATCATTCTCAGATGAGGATCCAATATTGAACATCTTGATTGGTAATACAAGCAATGCTATTGTTTTTAT GGATATTTTGCATTTTGGAATGGAAAAAGACATGATATTAAATGGTAGTGATTTATCAGattgtatattatgtacatgTGTTGCGGATATAAACATGGATGGTCAAAATGAAATACTATTAGGGACCTATGGACAGgaagttttaatttttgcattatCAGGTGATACATGGGAATTATCTGtacgaaaattatttgatgCTCCTGTGCATTCTATATCTTATATGGATATAACCAATGATGGCATGAAAGAACTTATTGTTCTTACGCAACGAGGAGTGCATATATTACAGGTTACAATATTTTCAGCattaaatattgcaattgTAAAccatgtattaataattatattttatttctcattttttagcATAATACGGTACTTGTTAAAGATAAATGGAaggaaatgtttaaaaatttgttaa
- the LOC127065308 gene encoding KICSTOR complex protein kaptin-like isoform X4, with product MTNLIDAHWFPLASQSNIYSMTQLCSLSGVNKVLVASLKRKIYSCEYHITPKWNLRPVVKELLFTYIPNGAEIIAIDAYNKMDVGDGFVIGITIIKTSTNTSVERYLNIYSEGVVDGEGDENNTIETIAQNCLMVELSYTPYHLYHTILPHQASGNEVIWLISGSDYKIHMIMEDKLTHGYIEPSIEKYFPELHNIQAICLWISVYYFDNYKWRLSAIGCECGLVKVALVDVLEIQMVRNWSLRYDKPISSIHIFPHRNNIPSPSSLNYKSKESFSDEDPILNILIGNTSNAIVFMDILHFGMEKDMILNGSDLSDCILCTCVADINMDGQNEILLGTYGQEVLIFALSGDTWELSVRKLFDAPVHSISYMDITNDGMKELIVLTQRGVHILQHNTVLVKDKWKEMFKNLLIKSGR from the exons ATGACCAATTTAATTGATGCACATTGGTTTCCGTTGGCTTCGCAAAGcaatatttattcaatgacACAATTATGTTCACTTAGTGGGGTTAATAAAGTTTTGGTGgcatctttaaaaagaaagatatactCGTGCGAATATCATATTACGCCAAAATGGAATTTGAGGCCAGTAGTCAAGGAATTACTCTTCACGTACATTCCTA ATGGGGCTGAAATTATTGCAATTGATGCTTATAACAAAATGGATGTAGGTGATGGATTTGTTATAggaataacaattattaaaacaagCACGAATACATCAGTTGAAAGATACCTGAATATATATTCTGAAGGTGTTGTAGATGGAGAAGgagatgaaaataatacaattgaAACTATAGCACAAAACTGTCTTATGGTAGAATTATCATATACTccatatcatttatatcatacgatattacCACATCAAGCTTCTGGCAATGag GTCATTTGGTTAATTTCTGGAAGTGATTATAAGATTCATATGATTATGGAAGATAAATTAACTCATGGATATATCGAACCatctatcgaaaaatattttccagaGCTACATAATATTCAAGCTATTTGTTTATGGATAAgtgtttattattttgataattataaatg gCGACTTAGTGCTATTGGATGTGAATGTGGTTTAGTCAAAGTAGCATTAGTGGATGTCTTAGAAATACAGATGGTTAGAAATTGGTCATTGAGATATGATAAACCAATTtctagtatacatatatttcctcatagaaataatattccttcaccatcatcattaaattataaat ctaAAGAATCATTCTCAGATGAGGATCCAATATTGAACATCTTGATTGGTAATACAAGCAATGCTATTGTTTTTAT GGATATTTTGCATTTTGGAATGGAAAAAGACATGATATTAAATGGTAGTGATTTATCAGattgtatattatgtacatgTGTTGCGGATATAAACATGGATGGTCAAAATGAAATACTATTAGGGACCTATGGACAGgaagttttaatttttgcattatCAGGTGATACATGGGAATTATCTGtacgaaaattatttgatgCTCCTGTGCATTCTATATCTTATATGGATATAACCAATGATGGCATGAAAGAACTTATTGTTCTTACGCAACGAGGAGTGCATATATTACAG cATAATACGGTACTTGTTAAAGATAAATGGAaggaaatgtttaaaaatttgttaattaagaGTGGTAggtga